The following is a genomic window from Myxococcales bacterium.
CGTAATACTGTTAATAAAGCGATCGAGTGACAAGGATCGTTTAAAAGCTTTAGAGCAGAAAGAATATCTATCACTTCTTGCTGTTGAAAAAATCCTTCACCGCCCACAATGCGTGAGTTGATTCCCAAATTGTGTAATTGTGATTTGATGACAGCTGCCGACTTAATTCTTCGCACCAAGACTGTAATATCTTTTGCGGATAAATCTGGCCGCTCTTTTAAAAGCTGTGCTATTCCGTGCGCCGCACAAAATAAGTTAGACATACTAGCAGGCATTTCTTGATCGGAATCACTCACCCATAACAAAGCTTTGCCTAAATTTTTGCTTTTATGAACAAGCAAATCATCATCTTGACTATAGGATTGTTTTCTTAAAGCCTGCCTCGAAACTTTGTTAACCAAGTTAATTACTTCGCTTGACGATCGATAATTGGTTTTTAATATACGCTTTTCATGAGCATCAGAAGACGTGTGCGAGTCTTGCATCTTTTTAAGCATTCTATCGAAAAGACTGGTATCAGCCCCTCGAAATCCATAGATACTCTGCTTTTTATCACCCACCACAAAGAGTGAGCTTCCCTGTCTAAAATCTAAATCCATCAAAGCATCTTCGTGGCTTCCCAAAGGCAAAGCATCATTTTTATTTTCACACAGCAGCGCTATTATCTGTTCTTGCAGAGGGCTTGTATCTTGATATTCATCCACCATGACATGCTTGAATCGTTCTTTTACTTTTTGTCTGAACGATAGATTATCCCTCAAAGCATCTCTCACTCTCACCAAAAGATCGGAATAAGAAAACTTCATTATTTGTAGTTTTGTGTTTGCAAAGATTTCATGAAACTCTATCACTAAAGACATCAAAGTATTTTCATCGGCCATCACAAAATAATCGACAAGCAACGCACCTAATTTTAGGGTCTTTTCAACCAGATTCTTTCGTAAACTACTATTTCCGAAATTACCTTTGACACTCTCACGCAATTCTTGAAAGGCATGAGCACATGTTTGCTCATGAGGATCGCTAAGACAATTTTCAAAAAGTTTAATCTTTTCTTTAATGATCTCTAATCGGAGTTGAGCAGTTTTGGTGAGCGTTATTTCACTGAATTTCTCATAGGCTCCTTTGAGCAAGGAAAAACTATGCTCGATATGGCTTAAAGAAAGCTTATGATTTTTGGCATAGTAAGGAATATCTGACGGAGACACACCTTTTTCAAACAACTTAAAATATAAATTTAAAATGCCTTCAATCAAACCTGCACTGCGCATACCACTGCTCAACCGAAAGCGAGCAACGAGATTTTTTAAGTTTTTATCCTTAGCTATTTTAGCAATCAAAATGGAGCGCACGATATTCTTGGCAAGCTCATACTCTTGTGAAGGCTCCAAGATATCAAAATTTCCTAACATTGCCAAACTCGAGGCCTCTTGCTTAAGAAGCGAAGAGCAAAAAGCATGAAAGGTGGCTATAGGAGCATTGGGAAGAGCACGAAGAATTAATTTTATCTCTTCGTTTTTAGGAAATTTAATTCCCTTTTCTTGAGCTAAAAGCACGAGTGGATCATCGCAATTATTTTCAACCAAGAGCATTCCTAGACGCCTTGCAATACGGATTCTCATTTCATTGGCCGCTTTTTGCGTAAAAGTCAGAGCCAAAATTTGGGCAGGACGTTTTTTAATTCCACTTTCATCGAGTCCGAACAGAGCAGATAGATAATTTTCTACTAAAGAATATGTCTTACCTGTTCCTGCGCTTGCCAACGTTGCAATATGAAAGAAATTTTTATTCATAATCTACACTTCAGATTTTCTACACATAGATTGAAAGTGACAGGTGGTACATTGTGAGCCAGCTTGTGCAATAATTTTTCCTTCTTCGATGGGAGAAATAATATTTCCGATTGCATCAGCAAGACCGCCGCATTCATTATCATTAAGAATTTTTCTCATAAAGCCTTCGTTGTTTTTTAAAGACAACTTCATAAGCTTTCCGTCACGTATTGAAGCATATGAAAAATTAATACTATCAATTTCGGAACCACCAAACTTGGATGCAGCAAGCCGTATATAAACAGGAATCTGAAAATTAGTTTTAAAGAGAGTTGATTCCGATGCATTAATTCTAAGCTGCGCTATAGATGAAAGTTTATAGTCGATAATGGCCAAAGAATTTTCTAGCTTATCAATGCGATCGATCACTCCACCGAGATAATATTTCTTGCCTTTTGTATTAATGGGAACCGATTTCTGCCCTAATCCCAATCCAAATGGAATTTCCAAAGCGATCGGCTTTTTAGAAAAGTAAAGCGCTAACTGTTCTATCAGTCTTTGCAGCAAAACTTTTAAACCTTCTATCTGACAATAAAAAATCTCAGGCTGAGCAACGTAGTTGTGGGCTAAATAATCTGCGCTCACTTTTTGTATAATGCCCTCTAAATCTTTTTGTTCGTGTGAATCATGATTCTCATAGAAAAACTGCAAAGTCTGATGGGCTATCTGCCCCAAGGCCCGAAAATCAGCTTCATCGTGTTCTGTCGTTTCTCGTTCGAGTTTCAAAATTCTATGAAAAAATCCATAAAAAGCACATTCAGAAAATGATTCAAGCAATGTAGGGGTAAGAGCACGATAAGATTTATCTCCGATACGTCCTAAAAACAGTTGCTCCACTTGAAATGGGTTGAAAGCTCCAGCATACTCATCGGCTTTTTTTGAATGAAACATTTCCCTTCTTTGCTTGAGCGCACAAGCACTCGTATGAGAAAAATCATTCTGATCAGAAGCTTTTTGCCCTTGATAAAATCTTTCTTTTAGATGACTCACATAGGGCTTTAATAGGCTGTTTTCTTTTTTAATTTCTACATTTTCTTGCAGCCACAAAAAAAATTCACTCGGAGCTTGCTCCGAATTATTGTGATCATACTTGGCATAGGAAAAATGCACACTCGATTGGGCAGCAGCTATGGCACTGACAAACCAAAATGGCTCCAATGCTTGCCTGGGAGGTACAATCATAGGTTCAAAAGGATCATCAAAAAATATTTTTAATACATCTTTTTTTAATAATTTGTTGATGTGAATCCGATATTCATCGCTCAGCAAAGGATCGGGTGTAATGTTTTGTGGCATACGTCCAAATGAAATATCGGCAATAAAAATATGATCGAATTTTCTGCCCAAAAGTTCAGGAAGCATCAAAAATTCTACAGCATAAACATCGGAAACATCTGGATAAGCAATGGTAAGAGCTTTAAGTTCATTTATTAAAAATGATTTAAAGTCAGAAAAAGATATTTCCGAGCGCGTCTTTAATGACAAACTTATTTTGATATTTTTAAGTGCAGATAGAAGATGCTCTATAGAACTCTCTTCTCCTTTAAAACATTGAGCTATGAGATCAATACAAACTTCTAGGTAATCTTTTAAACTGGCCTTGCTTTTAAAGCGTGAAAGCTGCCATTTGATCTTAGCAACAAGATCGGACAAGTCTTGGACGAGCTCCAACTTTTCACTATCCTGGCTCCACACTTTTCTAGCGCTAGCAAAAGCATAAGTATAGCGACACTGATCGCCAAAAGCAGTAATAACACACTCATCGATACCTAATTCATCAATAAGCTTTATAAACTGCCCGCGCTTTTCAATGTCATCGATTTCAAAAAGAGATAGAGGATGGCAAATTAAACTTAAAAAATCTTTACGCGATAAAGAACTTTCACAGGCTGAAAAAATGCTACTCAAAAAAATTCCGGCTGCTGTCTCGCTTAGAGGAATACCCTTACGATCTCGTACGGATATATTGTGCTCTAACAAGGTGCGCTTGTAAAATTCGCTGCGCTCATCAATAGTTCTCACTACCAAAGCAACTTTTTGTTCAGGATTATCTCTTTTAAGGTAAGCTATCTTTTGCGCAATTAGGCAGGCTTCTTCATCGATAGTGCATGCTGCATGGATAGTGCAATGTCGCTCGGCAAGACTAATAGTTTTATTTTCTTTAAGAACATTATTGACCAAAGGCTCAAGGGGGCCTTCTTGCCCCAAGGGGAAAAAATTTAAATCTATGAGTTTTGCACTATGTTCCCTTTCAAAAGGTCTTGCAGCATAGTCAACGGGAATGTTAAAGCTGCGTTTTTCAAAGTCGAAGGGAAAATTAATTGAAAAACTAATGCCACAACGAGCAAGAGATTTAATGACTTCGCTTTCAAGAGCTGTCAGATCGATCAATGAATAAAGAGCTATTTTCTTTTGTCTCAACGCAAGAGGAACAATTTTATGCTTCTCAATAATCTGCCAAGCTCTATACAAAGCACTCACTTGATTTACCAAGGATTGAGCCTTCATCGCTTCATCAATTTTGGAAAGTAATTTTATTACCTCAATGTATACAGGATTATGCTCTAAAAGCTTCGCGTAACTTTCATTTGGCGGACTTATGCCGTGATAAAGCGATGAATACAGCGTCGCACAATTGCGCGCATAAAGCAGCGGATAATGTCGATCGCGTGCAATAAACTCTTGAGCAAAAATTAACGGAGCATAATCATCGCGGCGTAGATTTTTATCATACAAAAAGGCCAATGCTCTAACTTTATCAAAAAAAGCCGAAGCGCTGATAACTTCAGCTTTATTTGCCAAGACTATCAACTCACGCACGTGAGATCTATCACGGCCAACTATTATGGAAGGTGCCTCCATAATCTCCCCAAAAATTTATTTTTTCTCATGACAACATCTTTCAAGCGCACGATTAATAAATACTTAAATACTCTACAGCAGTTTTAAAAAATACTTTTTGCTGGCCTTCAATCATGATCGGTAAGGAATTATAGCAATCCTAGAAATTAACCAAGCCTAATTTCTAGGATTAGTATTACACGCCAGCTAATTATTTTTCTAAAGATGCCAAATGCTTTTTGGCTGCTTGTGCTCGTTTACTTTTTTCGTTTGAAGAAAGCAATTCTCTAAAAGCAGCCTTTGCTCCCTCTGAATTTCCCATTTCCTTTAATATGCTGCCTATCTGATAAAGGGCTTCTTCCCGCAAAACCGAAACTTTGAATAATTCCACTATTTTTTGATAGTTAACAACAGCAGTTTTGCGATATTTCTCCACATCATCGGCCGTTTTTTTATTTTCAGATAGTTTACGGTTGTTCTCGCCCATCAAAAAATACATCTGCCCAAGAGCATCTTTGTCTTTTCCTTCAGCGTACTCTTTAATAAATTCATCAGCTAAGTAGATAGAATCATTGTATTTTCCAGCAGCAAAAAGCTTTTTAGCCAAAGCAAAATGCTCATCCTTTAGAGGCGGAACTTTGATTTTTTCTGTACTTTTTTTGAGTGCCAGCTGATTTTTTGCCAAACTTTGGTGTTCTTGTTCTAAATTTCTGTACTTGTGCTGTGCCTCTTCAAGCTCCCCACGCAGATCCTGCACTTCGGTTATCAGCTTGAGATTTTTACTTGAACCGTCGTTGATGGCTTGGCGAATATTATTGAGTTGATTTTCTAATCGAGCTAGCCGATCAAACAAATCCCGCACTTGGCCGCTCAACAATATTTCCATATCATGGCGAACCCGCTGAAGTTTTGCGACTTCACCTTCCATATCATTTACTTTGTGAGAAAGCTTATCACCTTGCGCCTTGGTCATAATGCAGCCAGAAGCGCAAATAAAAAACGCACCAACAAAAATTGATTTGCCTAGTGCGCCCAAAAGAAACTTTTTAGGTTTAGTTATTATCCCAATTAAATTCTGCACGTCTGTTTTGCTGCCAGGCATACTCATTACTCTCTTTCACTAAAGGCTCTGTCTCGCCCAAGGATAGCGTTGTTACGCGAGCCGTTGCAATGCCCATTCCTTGCAGAAAGCTCAAAACAGCACGCGCTCTTTTATCCCCCAACGCCATATTGTAGGCAGGAGTTCCCCTTTCATCAGTATGTCCCTTAATGCTTAGGGTAAGAGTAGGGTGCTTTTCCAAGCATTGGGCAAGTTTTTGCACATCTGAACGATAGTCTTCTTTGATTTCAAAACGATTAAAATCAAATTGAATGCGTTCAATTTTTTTACAGCCTTCTAGTGTCAGTTGATCTTGTTGACTTTCCAAATCTAATTGGGAAACACAGCGACCATTGGAGCACGTCTGATCTTCTAAACAGGCTACGCTCTCAGAGCAATTATTTACGCAAATGCTGTCTTCGCAATGTTTTTCATAGCCGCAGTCTGTATCTGCTTGGCACAATTGTTCGCACCGGTTGTTGATACACTGATTTAAGCCTGTGCAATCAATATCTTCGCGGCACTCTTGGCATTGCTGCTCAATACACACTCCGTTCAAAGTTTTACCGCTGGCATCAACCACACAGTCTCTGTCTTTAATACACATTCCTGGCTGCAGTTTTTTTTGGCACCCACTGAACAACGTAGACACAACAAAGGCTATCAAACCGATATATAAAGTTTTTTTCCTGTACATGGACATTTTTTCCTCCACCAAACTCATAATTCTTTGGCCATACTTAACGCACATCATCTCAAAAGTAAGTATGTTATTTACGTTAGACATTTGTGATTATAGGAAAAGACGGCATCATTATTTTATTTCACTGAAATAAGGTTACTCATTGTGAATTTGGATATGAAAACACAAAAAACAACACAGGCCTCCCGCCTTTCAGAATCAGTGTACGCCCAAGATCCGGGGCCTGCACAATTTCGTTTCTTATTTTTGGAACCTAAAATTCTTGGTCGCATCATTCATTTGGGATGGCCCGTGATCGTTGGAATGCTCACCCAAACTGCGGTCAACACCATCGATCTCCTTATGGTCGGCCGCTTAAGCGATGCCGAAGCAGTACCAGGTACTGCCGCCATTATGGCTTCGATTGTTTTGCTATGGGCATATGGCGGATTCTTATCATCCATCTCCGTTGGTACACAAGCCCTATCGGCTCGTCGTTATAGTGAAGGGAATTTTGAAAAAGCCGGACAAGTCCTCACCAATTCAGTTGCCGTCTCTGTTGTTGCAAGCATTGTTATCACTACTGTTGCTATCTTGTTGATTGAACCGACCATGACGCTTCTCACCAAAAGCCAAGAAGTGCAGCTTGTTGGGAGTGAATACAGCCAAATTCGTCTATTGGGACTTCCTAGTATGGCGCTCATGGCTTCATTTAAAAGTTTTTATGATGGCCTAGGACGAGTACGCATCCACATGACAGTTGCTATCATCATGAACATCGTTAATATTATTTGTAATTATTTTTTAATTTTCGGTTCTGAATTTGCTGGGTTTAAAAGCCCTTACTTGGGCGTCAATGGAGCTGCCTGGGGATCAGTTATAGCAAGCTATACTGGTCTTTTAGTCATGATTTTTTGGGCTTTAAGAAAAAAAGACCGAGAACGGTTTAAAATCTTTCGTTTTAAAAATCTTAACAGCACCATAGCATTGGCAGTATCCCGTTTATCTCTATGGTCTGGCCTTGCAACAGTCGTTTTAATGGTTGGAGTTGGTCTTTTTAATTTTATTGTGAGCGCAATCGATGTTGCTGAGGGAAGCAGCTCCATCAATGCTTCAGCTGCAAGTATCATTCTTCACGTCATGATGTTGGTTTTCATGACCTGCCTAGCTTTTGGTACTTCAACCGCTACGCTTGTTTCTCAATCTATCGGAGCAAAGCTTCCCAAGCTTGCCGAACGTTATGTGTGGCAGTGCGTTTTACTCGCAGTCTATGTCATGTCTATTTTTGGTTTTATAACTTTTTTGTTACCCAAACCTATCCTCGCTCTATTTTTGCCACCCGATTTGGACGCCAGTCACCTAAAAGAGCTGGTTATCAATACAGCAACTCCTTCACTAAAGATGTGCGCTCTTTTACTATCGCCCACTGCAGCTGCAGCCTTAGTATTAACGCAGGCATTGTATGGAGCTGGCGAGACACGATACATAATGATCGCTGAATTTTGCCTTCACTTTTTATGCCTAGTACCGCTGGCCTGGCTTTTGGCACTGCATTTTGGATTAGGTATTCTCGGCTGCTGGATCGCCGCTATCATTTATGCTGCTGGTCTTCTTATTGCGTGCGCTAGCAAGTTTTTAAGCGGTTCATGGAAAAAACTGGTGTTATGAAATAAGCATCGATTGAACGAATTTATTGGTCTCTTTAATTTCTTGAGCCGCGCGTTCGCTATCCCAACTTAGTTCTTGAGCCATAATCGCTACTACTTTGGGAACAATCTTCAGCGCGGCCCTTTGATCTAAAAAAGCTATGCGTATGCGGCGAGCAATAATATCGTTGGCATAAAGCGCATATTCATACCTCAAGGCATAAATTATTTCTGCTTCGATATAAGGATTATCCTCAAGCAAACGACAAGGTCGATCTATTTTGATTACTTGTTCAGCTTGGTCTCCATATGCATGAAGCAAATATTTAGCGATATCTTTATCCAAAAAATTGAAACAGCCCTGTTCTTGCCCATAATTATCGGCTCCTACAAGTTTTAATTTTTTAGTTATGCAATTATTTTTAACCTTAAGCGAGCCTGCTTTTACAGCGCTATCGATCACATCTTGAGCCATTTTTCGATAAGTGGTCCATTTGCCGCCCACGATGGTCAACAGACCCGAATCACTGAGCTCAATTAAATGATCGCGAGACATGGCAGCGGTAGAATTTTTCTGATGCTCTGGTTTAGCTAAAGGCCTAAGACCGCTCCAACTTGCTAGAACCTGTTTTTGCTCTATGGGCTTAGCCACATAATGAGCCACATGCTCAATGATATAATCCACTTCTTCCTTGCTTGCCGTAGGATTGTCAGTAATTTTTTGAGGCTGATCGGTAGTTCCAGCTAAAGTTTTCCCCTGCCAAGGTAATAAAAATATCACTCGGCCATCTTTGGTTTTTGGAATCACCACTCCCCCATCACGCGGTGAATATTCCCTAGGCAATATAATGTGCGAGCCCTGACTAGGCACCATTATGTTCTTGGCGTTACTATCATTAAGTTTACGTATGCTATCAGTATAGGGCCCGGTCGCATTAATAACGAGCTTGGCATACACCGGCCATCGTTCTTTGGAAACTTTATCCTCCACATTAAGGCCAACAATTTTTTTATCTTTTTTAATAAAATCATGAGCTCCCACATAGTTGAGCGTCACAGCTCCAGCACGAAGAGCGCTCAAGATCAAAGCGATATTCATGCGGGCATCGTTAAATTGCCCATCATAATAAAGAAC
Proteins encoded in this region:
- a CDS encoding OmpA family protein; this encodes MSMYRKKTLYIGLIAFVVSTLFSGCQKKLQPGMCIKDRDCVVDASGKTLNGVCIEQQCQECREDIDCTGLNQCINNRCEQLCQADTDCGYEKHCEDSICVNNCSESVACLEDQTCSNGRCVSQLDLESQQDQLTLEGCKKIERIQFDFNRFEIKEDYRSDVQKLAQCLEKHPTLTLSIKGHTDERGTPAYNMALGDKRARAVLSFLQGMGIATARVTTLSLGETEPLVKESNEYAWQQNRRAEFNWDNN
- a CDS encoding MATE family efflux transporter is translated as MKTQKTTQASRLSESVYAQDPGPAQFRFLFLEPKILGRIIHLGWPVIVGMLTQTAVNTIDLLMVGRLSDAEAVPGTAAIMASIVLLWAYGGFLSSISVGTQALSARRYSEGNFEKAGQVLTNSVAVSVVASIVITTVAILLIEPTMTLLTKSQEVQLVGSEYSQIRLLGLPSMALMASFKSFYDGLGRVRIHMTVAIIMNIVNIICNYFLIFGSEFAGFKSPYLGVNGAAWGSVIASYTGLLVMIFWALRKKDRERFKIFRFKNLNSTIALAVSRLSLWSGLATVVLMVGVGLFNFIVSAIDVAEGSSSINASAASIILHVMMLVFMTCLAFGTSTATLVSQSIGAKLPKLAERYVWQCVLLAVYVMSIFGFITFLLPKPILALFLPPDLDASHLKELVINTATPSLKMCALLLSPTAAAALVLTQALYGAGETRYIMIAEFCLHFLCLVPLAWLLALHFGLGILGCWIAAIIYAAGLLIACASKFLSGSWKKLVL
- a CDS encoding PD-(D/E)XK nuclease family protein; this translates as MEAPSIIVGRDRSHVRELIVLANKAEVISASAFFDKVRALAFLYDKNLRRDDYAPLIFAQEFIARDRHYPLLYARNCATLYSSLYHGISPPNESYAKLLEHNPVYIEVIKLLSKIDEAMKAQSLVNQVSALYRAWQIIEKHKIVPLALRQKKIALYSLIDLTALESEVIKSLARCGISFSINFPFDFEKRSFNIPVDYAARPFEREHSAKLIDLNFFPLGQEGPLEPLVNNVLKENKTISLAERHCTIHAACTIDEEACLIAQKIAYLKRDNPEQKVALVVRTIDERSEFYKRTLLEHNISVRDRKGIPLSETAAGIFLSSIFSACESSLSRKDFLSLICHPLSLFEIDDIEKRGQFIKLIDELGIDECVITAFGDQCRYTYAFASARKVWSQDSEKLELVQDLSDLVAKIKWQLSRFKSKASLKDYLEVCIDLIAQCFKGEESSIEHLLSALKNIKISLSLKTRSEISFSDFKSFLINELKALTIAYPDVSDVYAVEFLMLPELLGRKFDHIFIADISFGRMPQNITPDPLLSDEYRIHINKLLKKDVLKIFFDDPFEPMIVPPRQALEPFWFVSAIAAAQSSVHFSYAKYDHNNSEQAPSEFFLWLQENVEIKKENSLLKPYVSHLKERFYQGQKASDQNDFSHTSACALKQRREMFHSKKADEYAGAFNPFQVEQLFLGRIGDKSYRALTPTLLESFSECAFYGFFHRILKLERETTEHDEADFRALGQIAHQTLQFFYENHDSHEQKDLEGIIQKVSADYLAHNYVAQPEIFYCQIEGLKVLLQRLIEQLALYFSKKPIALEIPFGLGLGQKSVPINTKGKKYYLGGVIDRIDKLENSLAIIDYKLSSIAQLRINASESTLFKTNFQIPVYIRLAASKFGGSEIDSINFSYASIRDGKLMKLSLKNNEGFMRKILNDNECGGLADAIGNIISPIEEGKIIAQAGSQCTTCHFQSMCRKSEV
- a CDS encoding UvrD-helicase domain-containing protein gives rise to the protein MNKNFFHIATLASAGTGKTYSLVENYLSALFGLDESGIKKRPAQILALTFTQKAANEMRIRIARRLGMLLVENNCDDPLVLLAQEKGIKFPKNEEIKLILRALPNAPIATFHAFCSSLLKQEASSLAMLGNFDILEPSQEYELAKNIVRSILIAKIAKDKNLKNLVARFRLSSGMRSAGLIEGILNLYFKLFEKGVSPSDIPYYAKNHKLSLSHIEHSFSLLKGAYEKFSEITLTKTAQLRLEIIKEKIKLFENCLSDPHEQTCAHAFQELRESVKGNFGNSSLRKNLVEKTLKLGALLVDYFVMADENTLMSLVIEFHEIFANTKLQIMKFSYSDLLVRVRDALRDNLSFRQKVKERFKHVMVDEYQDTSPLQEQIIALLCENKNDALPLGSHEDALMDLDFRQGSSLFVVGDKKQSIYGFRGADTSLFDRMLKKMQDSHTSSDAHEKRILKTNYRSSSEVINLVNKVSRQALRKQSYSQDDDLLVHKSKNLGKALLWVSDSDQEMPASMSNLFCAAHGIAQLLKERPDLSAKDITVLVRRIKSAAVIKSQLHNLGINSRIVGGEGFFQQQEVIDILSALKLLNDPCHSIALLTVLRSLLVLIQDQEILSMLDENNCITLMSVQKALDEQRLSKKSAERLSIFLEALKEIKSNLYKNSLLEAVNTLIERTDFSFSLGFYPNANQRLANVYRLRSMLTKGHDNFVKKIEDFYQKITDDLSEPLAPDATSEDVVSIMTIHQSKGLEFKVVVLADSESAQPNDSDEILFDKKLGFRIKAKQRAVAVCAPTASEKDCAATAFDQIKLQKAKEEKEQNARLLYVALTRAQEEIYVAASRAAVDAEKKSHSLLNIFLSSLDQKDEFQRKIVFDTRLLAPTVKLALLEDNVGIYRQEEKSRRIFSSNLKAPAYLDFHNLIDRKIYSSFKHIDGNCAHSIMAEVGAQLVTLEHVEHEALRQLIDASVRALGPYENQDVLARTQEACFYSLLRLHEILKNSMRSIFEMPLSSMPVPGYIIEGFADLVVENNDFIGVIEFKSSYRLATHPDTYLQTLAYAKALEEFAKPLRFAVLLIGAQQPIKWQEFNHDYEKLLLDALDFMANQAGHK
- a CDS encoding FAD-dependent oxidoreductase, yielding MTRKQLIKRLKEQDFDVLIIGGGATGAGCALDAATRGLKTALIDSHDYAFGTSSRSTKLIHGGVRYLENAIKHFDWKEYELVRDALHERKYFLHNAPHLTHPIALLTPVYSCFESFYYWVGLKIYDVIAGNARFGASTFLSKKEVLKRFPAIQSQGLKGAVLYYDGQFNDARMNIALILSALRAGAVTLNYVGAHDFIKKDKKIVGLNVEDKVSKERWPVYAKLVINATGPYTDSIRKLNDSNAKNIMVPSQGSHIILPREYSPRDGGVVIPKTKDGRVIFLLPWQGKTLAGTTDQPQKITDNPTASKEEVDYIIEHVAHYVAKPIEQKQVLASWSGLRPLAKPEHQKNSTAAMSRDHLIELSDSGLLTIVGGKWTTYRKMAQDVIDSAVKAGSLKVKNNCITKKLKLVGADNYGQEQGCFNFLDKDIAKYLLHAYGDQAEQVIKIDRPCRLLEDNPYIEAEIIYALRYEYALYANDIIARRIRIAFLDQRAALKIVPKVVAIMAQELSWDSERAAQEIKETNKFVQSMLIS